The window TGTAAGATTACCAAAGAGAACAGACCTTTAGTTCCTTTACTTCAGGTATAGTTGATGTCATTAAATACTGATGATGAATTGGAACAAGCAGAAATTCTACACCAACCATTCTTCCTATTTCATGAGCCCAAAAACCTAGATAAAAGATCAATGACAATTACATTATACCATAATGGTATagaatcttttttctttatttttggtgGGGGGAAAGACTTATAACAAATGTGtatttttgaattatattattatataatgacCAGAGGTCctgagaagaaaaaacaaaataggcAAGCTGGACCTGGGAGGAGGAAGAAAGGGATAAAGTTACTCTATGAGAAAAGACCAAGACCTGATTGAGGTATAGAAAAGGTGCACTGGTGAACAAGGTTAACACATGAGATCCAACTGGACCAAGACCCATGGATCAGACTATAGAACTAATATTGGTGTGCCTTACACCATTGGTAAAACAATGAACTCTAGTACAGCAAGATAAGGAAAAGCAAGAACATAGAAGGGAAGGTCTAGTTGAGAAAAAGTGGTAGCACGTGTGGTGCAGATTGCGACAAATGTGATACCAGAAAAGAAAGGATGGAAAATCATCGGACTGGACAAGCCTTAGACACCAAGAACAATGATAAATATGCAACATTGCAACAACAGGGTCATATGTGGAGCCCGTAGATAGGGTCCATGAAATAAGGCATAACAATCCAAAAtgtcttaaaaaaaacacaaaaatataaagttgtaaggTCAGAACTGAAGTTGACAGGTGGGCAACCTGGAAAGTAAAGATGAAGGAGACACCTCCAGGAAATCTCTCTGTAACTTACAGATGAATCTCAAACAGAATGAGAGAAACTGCAATAATCATAGCAAAAATAAGAAAtgctttcaatattaaaatgaaatcaaacaaagTAAAGTGTAATGGACAGAAACCATTTCAAGCCCAAACTGGAAATAAAGAAAGACGTCTACACTCTATACATGCTAAACAAGAAGTGAAGGTTAAGTAGAGGAGTGCAGGGGGAGCACTATGTCATGTTCTTATTGTGATACAAGTGATGTATAATGATTTGGAAGATAGACATACTGGAATATTCAttaggcttgtggcatgcattacTAAAGAAATTCACAATTAGAGGGAAGTACCAAATGAGAATAACTAATCTTATGAGTTGAGTTAAGAACTGTATTGGAATCTTTGTTTTGAAACTCTTCAGAATGTGAATTCAGAAAACACCCATTCTAACTTCTTATTAGGTTGCTAAAACACTACTGAGGGCAAATTTGATAAAACATGCCAGTCAATAATTTTAAGGTGTTTTCTATAAGTGTTAAACAACTTTAAGTAAAATGAATATAACAAGTTAGACTTCAAAGGCTTATTACCACTTAGCAACACGTCTTTGATTCTGTAACACTATTTTATGTCAAGTTCGCACACCTGCTACATTtactacatatttagtatttaTGATACCTTTTGGTGTTTCAACGTCCCATCTGCCATTGTTATGTTTCAGTCCTGTGACTGGTACCCCTTCTATGATATTAACTCCATGTTTCTGGGCAGCTCCTGCCATGAccttgtaaaataataaagatcTATGTGGCCATCAGCAGGGTTGAAGGTCCCTCCAAGAATCTAAAAAAGAacacatatatacaaaaaacTAATCATGCCATCTTCACAAAAACTATCCAGATTCTTCAGTTGAAAATTAAAATCTACCTACTTGCACAGAACCTTTCTCTAAAATCACCTGatgtataatactttattttgcaATCTTCCATCAGCTTTTAAAAAATGAGAAGATTTAGCCATCCTCCATTCTATCTCAGTCAAACAGCACATAACAAAATAACTGAACTGTATACTTCAAGATACTGACACCAGGTTTTTTATACGGCACCTTAGTAAACGCAAAAACCAATGACTCATTTTCTAATGTTTCTTCTATGAATCCAAGTTTAATTTCATCAACATTCTCCACGGTTATGGTACAGTTTACAGTCTGTATCCCTAAACAGGCACCTGAAAATAGGAAGAGAAACTCaaaactgtgatatttttaaaaatcttaatgtAGGCCAGAAACAGAGAACACACTCCAAAATAGGAAATCCTGCtgtgttaagaaaaaacattatatGTTATCAAACCTCTCAGATTTAACACTCTTAAGAAAATTAGTTTGTGCATATGATTTTGATTTTGGTAGACATTATCCCACATACCTGAATGTAAAGCACAATTACTGTATTTGCCTAGTTTGcaaataactgtttaaatagttcaacatttttaataaatgtgtttaaacaAACTGAGGAAatatattaagatttaaaaatatgcaCAAATCTAAAATAATAGCGAAATGGTAATTTTTTCCTATCATAAAATACTTACACCATTCATATTTAACAAAggtaacatttcaaatatttcatctgGCCGTATAATATGTTAAAGGTTCAAATGGTTTAAACTGACAAGCAAACAcaattaactgttaaaatattttttttaaatcattttactaACAACCTGATTCCTATGGTATctaaaaatcttattaattttaCCTAAAAGTAGTTATGTTTTATGACAAACAAACTACCAATATCACAATTCAATTACATAGATCTTTATCTTTCTACTTGCATGTACAACAGCATATACCACTTTTATTATACGATTAATCAGTTTCTCACTTTAAGCACAAAATTATGTTTCACATTTCCTAGAAAAAATGCAATCGCACACTCCATTCTAAAATAGACAGATAAAAGGGAAACAAAGTgtcaaataaaaactgtatatcaaaaaacaattatttaatcttGCAGTTAATACATAAACACCATAGTTGCTTAAAGTGTCCAGTTATTGAAGCAAGGACAGCTCATACTTGTGTATTAAGCTGTTATTGGTACCAGGAAGTGCAGTAATGATCATTATGTGGAGATGAGTTCAATTGAAAGTAGAAGCCTTTACATTTAATACACTACAGTGCTCATGCtagaaaattgagaaaaaaactcAGAACTAATCAATTATTAGTAAACTGCAACTAAAGATCAGCTAATCTTCCTTGATGTCTAGAAAAAGGCTGCAAAACTAtcgatttttgttattttctttcagtCTACCCATCGGCTGTAACTCGTAAATTACAGGGTGCATATTTCCAGACTGCACACGCTTCATTCTTCCATAAGAGGTGCCTTTCAAACTTAGAGCCCAACAGATTACTTACAGCCCAAAATATATGcaataaaacttgtttaatacTGCCCAATATGAGAGTCAGTCAACAGATGCTGCAATGTGTAAAGTTAATCCTATCAGTTTCGTCATGTTTCAAAACATGCAAgtcttatgtttatattaagcATTTACTATTAAGAACTTTCTGCTAGTGTAGAGAGTTTTATTTCATTGACTTCTTGAAAAGTGCAACTTGAAAAAATATGAATAGCAAACACGAGGAGGTCATTTTGTTGAATCTGTTAGATACATTTCTGTTTGAGTCTGAATAAAAATTACATGATAGATTTCACTCTGTTATCCATATTTTTACAAACATCCATCTATTGAGACATAATGTTTACTATCACTTATTAGAAGAACAAAATCCAGTTATATGAAATGTAATCTTGACCATGTGTTAAAAGAACAAATATGAAACACTTGATTTCTTACACTGATCCACATCTGTAAAAATATGTTGCTTGTTTAACAAGACTGTCAATCATTATTGTGCCACACTGTTTTGGGTCTACTAAAATCTTTGTTTtgaagtatactcttcaaaaaaagaaacgcacaaggcaaaatttgagacatattgttaacaagtttattccgggtagttctgtatgacatgtgtgaaactttgcacattcactgctgaacatccaaagtctgcaaaggcgaagtccacgctcactagttgaagtttaacgtcactcatcATCAATAAAGAGTATGCCcctcgtgagcatcaataactgcttggcatcttctgcccatggaagcgatgtgatgacgaatcacatcctgtggaatggctgttcactcagcctgcaaagctgctgaaAGCTGAGGTAGagtggttgaggttgtcgccgtcgcagatgtcggtccaactcgttccaGAGATGTTCGATacggtttaaatctggtgatctggagagccagagaagaacgttgatgttgtagtgtctcaagaagacagtggtgagtcgggctgtgcgaggacgggcgttgtcatgttgaaaaacgtcgttgacgttcaccatgatgggttgcacatgaggcctaagaatctcgtttgcatacggtctgatcgaaaatcctacgcagccctggtatggttgaggcagtagatgttgcagtggtggtcctatctcgaaggtgaagtaaccggatgtagcgatcttgtgcgggcgtggtcacacgaggtctgccagatcgtggacggtcacgagttgatccatgttgttggtgacgattccatagccttgtgatggtgcttgggtggacattcacagctctggcaaaatctgatcgagattcgcctgcttccaagcgaccaatggcgttgttgcgttgtgcttctgtcagtcttggtgtaactgtattgcatgtcggtggcttaacactgagctatgtaAACCGAGAACCGTTCGCTTTTATatggattttgcacatgttgcgtgtgcaaaacatgcagatctctcaaacaaatttattggacacgaatgcgttttggcgaaaaatccgatgtctTCCTAAGTTtgcaaagtgcacaacttttattgtcattttggtctgacaatcaatgCCTTAAcgcgtgtaacatcacatactctgagcttgtaacgttaatacatatatttatctttaaaataaaacaatatcccttttgcatttctttttttgaacagTATATATTGCTCTTGCTCATAACTCAAGTACAAAAAGAGATGAAACATCTTTTTTGATAAGTAGACATATTATTGTTAaacgtaaaataaacaataaaaaataactccACAGAAAAGACCAAATACTGTAAGATAACCATAAAAACTGTGAAGTAAAAACTAACTGCGATACAAAACCAAAACTCTAACTTGGaatgactttaaaacaaaattcatttgaGTAAAACACTCTTATACTCTCATgatattatatttcagttttattgctAAAGACAGACTGTAATTAATGTTtacttcaattaattaaataataatcagGAAACATGGTAGCAGTCCCTATGTAGAGGTAGTTTAGTTAAAGCCCAAACATTAGCAACAACAATATCAGATCTGTAAGTCATTTTGTGCATTATATGAAAATAGACATCTAATGTATGTTCTTTACTCTGCTATGCCGTATCCTCGTCATGATTTATTTTGCTTCCTAGAAGCAATATCTATGATTTATATACTGGTTTCCTACAGATCAGAACAGAATAAGTTGGTGAAATATTATCTAATATCCGGATAAATCTATATTCATTTTTCAACTTAAAAGAGAATCATAGCCTAAGTGttgttggaaaaaaaattaaaaattaaaattcaactgAGAGTTATTCTGTTGAGCAATCCAGacataaataaaaatctaaagCAAAGTACATGTTTACTAAATATTACGATTAAAGAAAGTGGTAATAATTCAGTTCAGCAGCTATCTAGTTACACATACTAATATTTGAGATAATAAACACACTACTAACATCAGTTTAAGAAACTAGAGCAAAACAAGTTTTAATCTTGCCTTGATAAGTAAATTTAATAGGTCATGTGTATTGCATGTTTACAATGTTCAActttaatgttacatatttaacaTACATTGTCTCCATatatgacaaaaaaaacaaaccaatataaccATACCTGTTAACCAATTATGGAAAACATctgaattttatacaaaatattttagaagatttagaaaaagattattttcattaaaaacaccttgacgtttgtttttaatttaatgccTGAGAGAAACTGGCTTGATGCCAAGAGAAAAAAAGGTTTGTTACCAAGTatcttgtaattaaaatattatcaagaaATTACAAACCTTCTTAGTTTCTTATTCAAGCTGGGCTAAAAATCCAATACTATAGTAGTAAATCTTTTTCATATTAATTCCTCCATGATAGAGAGTTGTAAGTCCTGCTCTTAAGaaataaagtgaaacaaacaattcttaaaaaACCTTACAATAAACCACAAGTTGTACAACCTCTCATAATTTATAAATCAATGCAAATCATTTGAGAACCTCAATTATACTAGACTGTAAATTCTGTTGTTTTAACAGAACAACACATAACAAGAGAATAAAGCATTGCCTTACTATAACAACGTAACCTAAATAAAAATTCTATTAAACACTGTAATACATAACGCCTTTTGAATAGGTTTAACTCACTTTGGAATTGTTGTTTCCTCTTGAAAAGGCTTCATATCCCAAAGTAATGTAAATTCCTATATCTTTTTAtcactatttattattttaattatttcatttttacaaattCTAGTGAATTGCAAGATGTTAAAATTTTTCTTACCACAAAAAAGGCCTAAAAAGGAACAATCAAAGCAATCTAATATGAATGTACTACGTATCTTTTATTTTGTCTATTCTTCAATGAAAAAGTTACATTTGACTTTGTTGCTCTATAAGATTGTCAagttgttaaatataaaagtatatccAATGAATAACATATCAAAAGCATAACTGACAACCGTAAAAAATTTTGGGAGTTCAATTATCATTGCTTttagaacagaaaaacaaattacaagtctaaaaaaaattgtcattattCTAAGTTGTGTGTTAAAGTGCCTTAGTCAGTTTAGAACATTCTATTAAtattaaccattaaaataataattctgcTGGGAGTTTAGTttactaatttttatcattaattttttttgtgaaaaaatgAATTGATGTCATGGTGTAATTTTTGTCATTACAAATACCTTTAATAGATGTTGCAAGCTTGTAAATGTGTATTAATTCTCTTACACAGTGAAGGATAAACACGACAACTTTTAGAAAAGCAGCCTGTTGAAAAAGATAATACATATATACGAACAAACTGACATCGCTCATGTGTTTAGAAAAGTAGTTAAACTACGTTACTAAAGAATTGTAGGATATTGTGCTGTGAAACTTTAGtctcaatataaaaaaatgggTTAATTCCTGATTTGATTGCCTGTCTGTGATGTGATCCCACGtaaatatttgagtaaatatgttaaaattttcatttatgaaaaaagaaaaaagaaagaattatagTATCCATTCAATTTCATTGAGGAatgaaaaaacagtaataataaattaaattttattcatttgaTTCAAACATATTTAtggataaagaaacaataataattatacacatttattaaattttacggGAAAAAACTTCTATACAAATACCTGTGACTTTTGAATAAAAACAGCAACACCTTTCATG of the Tachypleus tridentatus isolate NWPU-2018 chromosome 13, ASM421037v1, whole genome shotgun sequence genome contains:
- the LOC143237752 gene encoding dimethylglycine dehydrogenase, mitochondrial-like, producing MAGAAQKHGVNIIEGVPVTGLKHNNGRWDVETPKGFWAHEIGRMVGVEFLLVPIHHQYLMTSTIPEVKELKVCSLW